From a single Flavobacteriales bacterium genomic region:
- a CDS encoding MFS transporter, with amino-acid sequence MLAAVTFVNRAGTMVVPFLSLYLTKDMGLSMEQVGWIMSCFGLGSVLGSWLGGKLTDRFGFYDVMIGALVASGIAFILLQFVQGFVPFCFGIFALTLVSDTFRPAIFVALRAYAKPENRTRAVTLIRLAINLGFSLGPAIGGLIIAGLGYSGLFWVDGITCLVAVGIMLYWLPRKQAQQNDQATRSTATRSPYSDGPYWLFLLTMVLISVPFLQYFSTIPLFYSEVHNLSETYIGVLLGLNGLLIFLIEMPLIKFCEDRKFDLYRILLISVVLFALSFAVLNWFPVIGFLWVGMTLMTVGEMLNFPFMNRFAYDRSDQGPPGAYMALFTMSWSVAHIFGHTLGLNLIAQFGYTSTWYIMAGIMVLAMGLLVVLKRMMESELTN; translated from the coding sequence ATGCTCGCGGCGGTAACTTTCGTGAACCGCGCGGGTACCATGGTGGTACCTTTCCTTTCGCTCTACCTCACCAAGGATATGGGGTTGAGCATGGAACAGGTTGGTTGGATCATGAGCTGTTTCGGTCTAGGCTCCGTTCTAGGGTCTTGGTTAGGAGGAAAACTCACCGACCGTTTCGGGTTCTATGATGTCATGATCGGCGCGCTCGTTGCGTCGGGTATTGCATTCATTCTGTTGCAATTTGTCCAAGGCTTTGTACCGTTCTGTTTCGGGATCTTCGCGCTTACATTGGTGTCGGATACCTTCCGACCGGCGATCTTTGTTGCGTTACGAGCGTATGCCAAACCGGAGAACCGGACGCGTGCCGTAACGCTGATAAGATTGGCGATCAACTTAGGCTTTAGTTTGGGTCCTGCCATTGGCGGGTTGATCATTGCTGGCCTTGGTTACAGCGGCCTGTTCTGGGTAGATGGCATTACGTGTTTGGTCGCGGTCGGGATCATGTTGTACTGGTTGCCGCGCAAACAAGCGCAGCAAAATGACCAAGCCACGCGTTCAACAGCTACACGGTCACCCTACAGCGATGGACCATACTGGCTGTTCTTGCTGACCATGGTGTTGATCAGTGTCCCATTCCTACAGTACTTCAGCACCATTCCGTTGTTCTATAGCGAAGTACACAACTTAAGTGAAACGTATATCGGCGTGCTGTTAGGGTTGAATGGCTTGTTGATCTTCTTGATCGAAATGCCATTGATCAAATTCTGCGAGGACCGGAAGTTCGATCTGTACAGGATCCTATTGATCAGTGTTGTGTTGTTCGCACTAAGTTTTGCCGTGTTGAATTGGTTCCCAGTGATCGGTTTCCTGTGGGTTGGAATGACGTTGATGACAGTAGGGGAGATGCTGAATTTCCCATTCATGAACAGGTTTGCTTATGATCGTTCGGACCAAGGACCACCCGGTGCCTACATGGCGTTGTTCACCATGTCATGGAGCGTGGCGCACATCTTCGGCCATACCCTAGGTCTCAATTTGATCGCGCAATTCGGGTACACAAGTACATGGTACATCATGGCCGGAATCATGGTGTTGGCCATGGGTTTGTTGGTAGTGTTGAAGCGGATGATGGAAAGTGAATTGACGAATTGA
- a CDS encoding T9SS type A sorting domain-containing protein encodes MAYLGAIKEDSSRVFFLPKDSIDAFLLYDFNVTVGDTLSDVFVDGGLAFSGVSQFPQLVEYIVTQVDTIEGRKEITLGQQWGGPEQVWIEGFGSPYGLFSRQDPINVSGYLAGIDCMSHLDTIWFFLPGDIQATVGNCTPQYLGVTDILEQSILCYPNPASDELNFSLPTSVISAALCDLQGRNTGVMIPTTSENISVNIGHLPDGVYVLKVRSRHNVHSIRLVKSAGDE; translated from the coding sequence ATGGCATATCTAGGTGCAATAAAGGAGGACTCTTCACGCGTGTTCTTCCTGCCTAAAGACTCGATAGATGCCTTTCTGTTGTATGACTTTAATGTGACCGTTGGCGATACTTTGAGCGATGTATTTGTGGATGGAGGACTGGCATTCAGCGGAGTTTCTCAGTTTCCGCAATTAGTGGAGTACATCGTGACGCAAGTCGATACGATCGAAGGTCGTAAAGAAATAACCTTAGGTCAGCAATGGGGCGGGCCAGAACAAGTTTGGATAGAAGGGTTTGGGTCACCGTACGGTTTGTTCTCAAGGCAAGACCCTATCAACGTTTCTGGTTACTTGGCAGGAATTGACTGCATGAGCCATCTCGATACTATCTGGTTCTTTTTACCCGGAGACATTCAAGCTACCGTGGGCAACTGCACTCCTCAATACCTTGGAGTTACTGACATCTTAGAGCAATCTATTTTATGCTACCCTAATCCAGCATCTGACGAACTCAACTTTTCCCTTCCTACTTCTGTCATTTCTGCTGCCCTTTGTGACTTGCAAGGGCGAAACACTGGGGTTATGATTCCTACCACTTCAGAAAATATTAGCGTTAATATCGGTCATTTGCCTGATGGTGTTTACGTATTAAAGGTACGCTCAAGGCATAACGTCCATTCCATTCGTTTGGTCAAATCAGCAGGAGATGAATAA
- a CDS encoding aminoacyl-histidine dipeptidase translates to MNEAIRALEPKALWNHFVDLNAVPRPSKKEERVIAFVKKFGEGLGLKTVVDHAGNVIIKKPGTKGKEGLKPVALQSHLDMVHQKNNDTTFNFDTDGIRMKVEGDKVKAEGTTLGADNGIGVAAIMALLASTDIPHPPLEALFTIDEETGMTGAFELKGGMLDAHILLNLDTEEDNELTIGCAGGLDVTASGSYKEEAAQAGAKAMRLVVNGLNGGHSGTDIHKGLGNANKIMNRFLLNALDQGVRVATIEGGSLRNAIPRESVCIITVPTDQEHAFKASFTELKTKIISEYSTTDPDLKISLSPTESPAKVMALEDQTRFLRAVQACPNGIYRMSPDVEGLTQTSNNVARIEVKDGQYKVLCLTRSSVNSEKLDEANAIKAVFELIGAKVEFTGSYPGWIPRPEAKIVKLMSDIYRERFKSEPHVLACHAGLECGILGTNYPEMEMISFGPTIRGAHSPDEFVVISSVQKFWGYLLEVLARI, encoded by the coding sequence ATGAACGAAGCGATCCGCGCCCTTGAACCGAAAGCACTTTGGAACCACTTTGTCGACCTGAACGCTGTACCGCGTCCGTCGAAAAAGGAAGAGCGCGTTATCGCGTTCGTAAAGAAATTCGGTGAAGGCCTTGGGTTGAAAACCGTTGTGGACCATGCTGGCAATGTGATCATTAAGAAGCCCGGAACCAAAGGGAAGGAAGGGTTGAAGCCGGTCGCGCTGCAAAGCCATTTGGATATGGTCCATCAAAAGAACAACGACACCACTTTCAACTTCGATACGGATGGGATCCGCATGAAAGTAGAAGGTGATAAGGTGAAGGCGGAAGGCACGACGCTCGGAGCGGATAATGGCATTGGTGTGGCTGCGATCATGGCATTGCTGGCATCTACCGATATTCCTCATCCTCCGTTGGAAGCACTGTTTACAATTGATGAAGAAACCGGAATGACCGGTGCGTTCGAATTGAAAGGTGGAATGCTCGATGCACACATTCTTCTGAATTTGGATACAGAGGAGGACAATGAATTGACGATCGGTTGTGCCGGCGGGCTTGATGTAACGGCATCGGGTTCGTATAAGGAAGAAGCCGCTCAGGCTGGTGCAAAAGCGATGCGTTTGGTCGTGAATGGCTTGAACGGCGGACACTCAGGAACCGACATCCACAAGGGTCTGGGTAACGCGAACAAGATCATGAACCGGTTCCTGCTCAACGCACTGGACCAAGGCGTACGTGTGGCAACGATTGAAGGTGGTAGTTTACGCAATGCGATCCCACGGGAAAGCGTTTGCATCATCACCGTACCTACGGATCAGGAGCACGCATTCAAGGCGTCGTTCACCGAACTCAAAACGAAGATCATATCAGAATACAGCACGACGGACCCAGATCTAAAGATCTCACTCTCCCCTACCGAGTCTCCCGCAAAAGTGATGGCACTGGAAGATCAGACCCGGTTCCTACGTGCTGTACAAGCATGTCCCAACGGGATCTACCGTATGAGCCCGGATGTTGAGGGCCTCACGCAAACATCCAACAATGTTGCACGCATTGAAGTGAAGGACGGCCAATACAAAGTGCTTTGCCTTACGCGTAGCTCCGTGAATAGCGAGAAATTGGATGAAGCCAACGCGATCAAAGCCGTCTTCGAATTGATCGGTGCGAAGGTTGAATTCACCGGTTCCTATCCCGGATGGATACCACGCCCGGAAGCCAAGATCGTAAAGCTGATGAGCGACATCTACCGCGAGCGTTTCAAGAGCGAACCACATGTTCTGGCTTGCCATGCCGGTCTGGAATGCGGTATTCTTGGAACCAATTACCCCGAGATGGAAATGATCTCCTTCGGCCCGACGATCCGTGGAGCGCATTCACCGGATGAGTTCGTAGTGATCAGCAGCGTGCAGAAATTCTGGGGGTATTTGTTGGAGGTGTTGGCACGGATCTAG
- the msrA gene encoding peptide-methionine (S)-S-oxide reductase MsrA, with the protein MEVMKKAYIAGGCFWGMEDLFRVRPGILDTEVGYIGGANENPTYKNHPGHAEGIEITYDPSQTSFKHILDYFFRMHDPTTIDRQGNDRGSSYRSTIFFQNEDEKREAEEVIAIVNASGKWPAKVVTTLEPYTKFWAAEPEHQDYLVRNPNGYTCHFERSGESFL; encoded by the coding sequence ATGGAAGTTATGAAAAAGGCATACATCGCAGGCGGCTGTTTCTGGGGCATGGAAGATCTATTCCGTGTACGGCCAGGTATACTGGACACGGAGGTGGGATACATCGGAGGTGCCAATGAGAACCCGACCTACAAGAATCACCCCGGCCATGCGGAAGGGATCGAGATCACGTACGATCCATCGCAGACCAGTTTCAAACATATCCTGGACTATTTTTTCCGGATGCATGACCCAACCACTATCGATCGCCAAGGCAACGACCGCGGTTCCAGTTATCGGTCGACCATCTTTTTTCAGAATGAAGATGAAAAGCGCGAAGCGGAAGAAGTGATCGCCATTGTAAATGCTTCAGGTAAGTGGCCCGCAAAGGTGGTAACGACGTTGGAGCCGTACACGAAGTTCTGGGCTGCGGAGCCAGAGCATCAGGACTATTTGGTTCGCAACCCGAACGGCTACACGTGCCATTTCGAGCGCTCCGGGGAGAGTTTTTTATAG
- a CDS encoding universal stress protein — translation MSLQDHPGFKQVLHLTSFRPEEIPAFHAALRLALDHRGKLTLLHIGMEDHDHVPWDRFPHVRETLEGWGLMPKDSAQQDVFTTLGIKIHKHALHAKDLKEPVARYLDENPSDMVVMATEGRSALRQLVSPSRSEPIADLSNIPTLFLPTDGPTPLRETDGALSLKRILIPALNVATALTAIRPVLALARCSVAQPVIVHIMHVGDDAHALDALQLPNIPEATWERSVLRGAVVETISEFAASWGPDLIAMATDGRDSWSDALMGTTTERILRGTKRMMLAVPGK, via the coding sequence ATGAGTTTACAAGATCATCCAGGATTCAAGCAGGTACTGCACCTTACTTCGTTCCGGCCTGAGGAGATCCCCGCATTCCACGCTGCACTTCGATTGGCATTGGACCACCGCGGCAAGCTCACCTTGTTACACATCGGTATGGAAGACCATGATCATGTGCCGTGGGATCGATTTCCACATGTTAGGGAAACGTTGGAAGGCTGGGGTCTTATGCCCAAGGATAGTGCGCAGCAAGACGTTTTTACGACACTGGGGATCAAGATCCATAAACATGCTCTTCACGCGAAAGATCTGAAAGAACCCGTGGCGAGATACTTGGATGAAAACCCGAGTGACATGGTAGTAATGGCCACCGAAGGACGATCAGCGCTGCGGCAATTGGTGTCGCCATCGCGCTCGGAACCCATCGCGGATCTATCGAACATACCCACGCTCTTCTTGCCTACCGATGGTCCAACACCCTTGCGCGAAACGGATGGAGCACTCAGCCTGAAGCGGATCCTGATACCCGCGTTGAATGTTGCAACGGCACTGACAGCGATAAGGCCCGTATTAGCATTGGCCCGTTGTTCCGTAGCGCAACCGGTGATCGTACACATTATGCACGTTGGAGACGATGCGCACGCACTGGATGCTTTGCAATTACCGAATATTCCTGAGGCAACATGGGAACGTTCGGTGCTACGTGGAGCAGTTGTGGAAACCATTTCGGAATTCGCAGCAAGCTGGGGACCGGATCTCATTGCCATGGCGACCGATGGCAGGGACAGTTGGAGCGATGCGCTGATGGGCACGACCACCGAACGGATCCTGCGCGGCACCAAGCGCATGATGTTGGCTGTGCCGGGTAAATAG
- a CDS encoding DUF2807 domain-containing protein, whose product MKTIKTSLLLFLVITTLFSCRKDQIHGSGTTASQDRELAGFENVLIKGAIRTNIIYGTDFRVTVTTDPVVMSHVETRVEDNTLILDLDDHYNYQHISFTVDVVMPLIHNLTHEGISTSSLSGFYDLNELHVRHNGVGKLDLSGSAAHLDLEHDGVGSVNAFNFPVQTCHAGQSGVGSVKVTVSDLLEGHLNGVGNIYYRGQPEVNISDSGVGNVIHQN is encoded by the coding sequence ATGAAAACCATCAAGACCTCTCTCTTACTCTTTTTAGTCATCACCACGCTCTTTTCCTGCAGGAAGGACCAGATCCACGGGTCGGGAACGACCGCATCTCAGGACCGTGAACTCGCAGGATTCGAGAACGTCCTGATCAAAGGTGCGATCAGAACGAACATCATATACGGTACCGATTTCCGCGTGACAGTGACTACCGACCCAGTGGTCATGTCCCACGTGGAAACGCGTGTTGAGGACAATACCCTTATCCTTGATCTGGATGATCATTACAATTACCAGCACATCTCATTCACGGTAGACGTTGTCATGCCGTTGATCCACAACCTGACGCACGAAGGCATCTCCACATCAAGCCTTAGCGGATTCTACGATCTGAACGAATTGCACGTTAGACACAACGGTGTGGGTAAATTGGATCTTTCGGGATCTGCAGCTCATTTGGATCTGGAGCACGATGGCGTAGGTAGCGTGAATGCTTTCAACTTCCCGGTTCAGACCTGCCATGCCGGACAGTCCGGTGTGGGGAGCGTTAAGGTAACCGTGAGCGATCTTTTGGAAGGCCACTTGAATGGGGTAGGGAATATCTATTACCGAGGCCAACCTGAGGTGAATATTTCGGACAGTGGCGTTGGAAATGTTATCCACCAGAATTGA
- a CDS encoding T9SS type A sorting domain-containing protein, protein MGDLYAAGSFTLSGSTVLDKIAKWNGSAWVNVGGGMNNNCSELVAYNGQLYASGSFTMAGSVSTSRIARWNGTTWSAVAGGITTALGGYVSTLQVTSAGLLVGGKGMNAGTVTDANVLLFNGTSWSAVPGIPTNETVLDIEEYQGLVYAVGYRGGLGPAGHVYKNSAVGFEELDAFPALLIYPNPTNDLLQLQGVPAGQVRYEVLDATGRMCMVGSLNNTVDVSALLPGAYQIRITTSQASTIRGFVRAR, encoded by the coding sequence ATGGGCGATCTATACGCGGCAGGCTCTTTCACGCTGAGCGGTAGCACCGTGCTTGACAAGATCGCCAAATGGAATGGTTCCGCTTGGGTGAACGTTGGAGGTGGTATGAATAACAACTGCTCCGAACTGGTGGCATACAACGGCCAACTCTACGCTTCAGGTTCTTTCACTATGGCTGGCAGTGTTAGTACCTCCCGCATAGCACGATGGAACGGAACGACCTGGAGTGCGGTGGCAGGTGGCATCACCACGGCCTTGGGTGGCTATGTCTCTACTCTTCAGGTAACATCCGCTGGATTGCTCGTAGGCGGCAAGGGTATGAACGCCGGTACTGTGACCGATGCCAACGTGCTACTGTTCAATGGTACCAGTTGGAGTGCGGTACCAGGCATCCCGACGAACGAGACCGTACTCGATATTGAAGAATACCAAGGTCTTGTCTATGCCGTAGGTTACCGCGGTGGCTTAGGGCCTGCTGGTCACGTTTACAAAAACTCCGCTGTTGGCTTCGAGGAGTTGGATGCATTCCCTGCTCTTCTGATCTACCCGAATCCGACTAATGACCTGCTACAACTGCAAGGCGTACCGGCCGGCCAAGTACGTTACGAAGTGTTGGACGCTACAGGCCGTATGTGCATGGTTGGTTCTTTGAACAACACAGTTGACGTTTCAGCACTATTACCCGGTGCGTACCAGATCCGTATAACAACTTCTCAGGCAAGCACCATCCGCGGGTTCGTTCGGGCGCGATAA
- a CDS encoding alpha/beta fold hydrolase — protein sequence MITRNTFPVILLVLLFTACNIPRKMEKAAVKAYEKNAMVSRTFTDAAGPHYTWVSKDLATSARPKLLLVHGITSSNAMWAGNLAGLSKTYELIVPDLIGHGKSTKQWSGNSVDQQVAHLALILDSLGVKEPINVVGNSYGGAISANFAEQHPDWVKTLVIYDGPACDFTKAMADSVARSVGAADMKGLFTPQNPDEQYRLLAIAFYDPPKVPAFARKQFTSTRKKSNRVTLVYYRIFWTGKSSMLQSSTRGPCPCMCCGAKAIG from the coding sequence ATGATCACGCGCAATACTTTTCCGGTAATTCTATTGGTGCTGCTTTTCACGGCATGCAACATTCCACGCAAGATGGAAAAGGCGGCCGTAAAAGCCTACGAAAAGAACGCCATGGTGTCACGTACGTTCACCGATGCAGCAGGGCCGCATTACACGTGGGTGAGCAAAGATCTAGCGACAAGTGCAAGGCCCAAACTATTGCTTGTTCATGGCATCACCAGCAGCAATGCAATGTGGGCCGGGAACCTTGCCGGATTAAGCAAGACCTATGAACTGATCGTACCCGACCTGATCGGCCATGGAAAAAGCACGAAGCAATGGAGCGGGAACAGTGTGGATCAACAAGTGGCGCACCTCGCCTTGATCCTCGATAGTCTAGGTGTGAAAGAGCCGATCAATGTGGTGGGCAATTCGTACGGTGGTGCCATATCGGCGAACTTCGCTGAGCAACATCCGGACTGGGTAAAAACCTTAGTAATCTACGATGGTCCTGCATGTGATTTCACCAAGGCAATGGCTGACAGCGTTGCGCGTTCCGTTGGTGCCGCCGACATGAAGGGGTTGTTCACTCCTCAGAACCCTGACGAACAATACCGTTTATTGGCCATCGCATTTTACGATCCACCGAAAGTTCCCGCGTTCGCGCGGAAACAATTTACGAGCACGCGAAAGAAAAGCAACCGGGTTACCTTGGTTTATTACAGGATCTTTTGGACCGGGAAAAGCAGTATGCTACAAAGCAGTACACGTGGTCCATGCCCGTGTATGTGTTGTGGGGCGAAGGCGATCGGTTGA
- a CDS encoding Fic family protein, with amino-acid sequence MLPNLLGLTDLRKVELSEAEGFLRAEIMLYDDLEDATSFDLDYLLQMHGLALGHLYAFAGKLRTVNLSKGGFNFPSAKFLDETMRNFDQLMLRPLPETYLDKDELIRDIALVHGELLFIHPFREGNGRTARLLADMMAQKQGHGKLRWEQVGRVNFDAYINAVQQAALDNRAPMEAIIRSVFPV; translated from the coding sequence GTGCTACCGAATCTTTTAGGCCTGACCGACCTACGTAAGGTTGAGCTATCGGAGGCGGAAGGTTTCTTGCGGGCAGAGATCATGCTGTACGACGATCTTGAAGATGCCACCTCCTTCGATCTGGACTACCTGCTTCAAATGCACGGCTTGGCACTCGGCCACCTTTATGCTTTCGCTGGGAAACTGCGCACAGTGAACCTGTCCAAGGGTGGCTTCAACTTTCCCTCCGCCAAGTTCTTGGACGAAACGATGCGCAACTTCGATCAGCTCATGTTGCGCCCACTTCCTGAAACCTATTTAGACAAGGATGAACTTATCCGGGACATCGCTCTGGTCCATGGCGAGCTGCTTTTCATCCATCCCTTTCGGGAAGGCAATGGTCGCACAGCGCGGCTACTGGCCGATATGATGGCCCAAAAACAAGGCCACGGAAAATTGCGCTGGGAACAAGTGGGGCGTGTGAATTTCGACGCATACATAAACGCAGTGCAACAAGCAGCGCTCGACAACAGAGCACCGATGGAAGCGATCATCCGTTCTGTTTTCCCGGTGTGA